Proteins from one Xenorhabdus griffiniae genomic window:
- the amtB gene encoding ammonium transporter AmtB, with the protein MKNKFLSIACIAASFPSFAIAAESNPNKADTVFMLINTILVLFMTIPGIALFYGGLLRSKNVLSLMSQVIVSFSLVCVLWIIYGYSMTFETGNSFWGGFSQVMLKNISITDLTGSFYQLIHVVFQGAFACITVALVVGALCERIRFSALLIFSVLWLTASYIPMAHMVWGGGWLAQDGALDFAGGTVVHINAAAAGLVGAYLLGKRSGFGREAFKPHNLPMTFIGTAILYIGWFGFNVGSAGEVNAISALALVNTMAATAGAVLSWVFCEWLFRQKPSLLGACSGCISGLVVITPAAATVGIGGALVMGLIAGIAGLWGVVILKKWLRIDDVCDVFGVHGVCGIVGCLLTSVFTASALGGTGFAEGMTVLRQLGIQAISILVCIVWSSIAAYISFKIADKLVGLRINLESEREGLDITSHGESAYN; encoded by the coding sequence ATGAAGAATAAATTTTTATCTATAGCGTGTATTGCAGCCAGTTTTCCTTCGTTTGCGATTGCTGCGGAAAGTAATCCCAATAAAGCAGACACGGTATTTATGCTAATCAATACGATACTTGTACTTTTTATGACAATACCTGGCATTGCCCTATTTTATGGGGGATTACTACGCAGCAAAAATGTGTTGTCACTAATGTCACAGGTGATTGTCAGTTTTTCATTGGTTTGTGTGCTTTGGATTATTTATGGATACAGTATGACCTTTGAGACGGGCAACTCTTTTTGGGGTGGCTTTAGTCAGGTTATGTTAAAAAATATATCCATAACTGATCTAACTGGTAGTTTTTATCAGTTAATTCATGTTGTTTTCCAAGGTGCATTTGCGTGTATTACTGTTGCTTTGGTGGTAGGCGCGTTATGTGAAAGAATTCGTTTTTCTGCATTGCTGATTTTTAGTGTGTTATGGCTGACAGCATCTTATATCCCTATGGCGCACATGGTATGGGGTGGCGGCTGGCTTGCTCAGGATGGAGCCTTGGATTTTGCTGGCGGGACTGTTGTTCATATTAATGCGGCAGCAGCAGGCTTGGTTGGTGCTTACTTACTTGGGAAGCGCTCAGGCTTTGGGCGGGAAGCATTTAAACCTCATAACCTGCCAATGACTTTTATTGGAACAGCGATCCTTTATATTGGATGGTTTGGTTTTAATGTGGGATCCGCTGGTGAAGTAAATGCTATTTCGGCGCTGGCCCTAGTGAATACGATGGCAGCAACGGCGGGAGCCGTGTTGTCATGGGTTTTCTGTGAGTGGCTATTTCGTCAGAAACCTTCGCTTTTAGGAGCATGTTCCGGGTGTATTTCGGGTTTGGTGGTCATTACGCCTGCTGCTGCAACAGTGGGTATCGGTGGTGCATTGGTGATGGGATTGATTGCAGGTATTGCTGGCTTATGGGGAGTCGTCATACTGAAGAAATGGCTACGTATTGATGATGTTTGTGATGTGTTTGGGGTACATGGAGTATGCGGCATTGTTGGTTGTTTGTTGACTAGTGTTTTTACTGCATCCGCTTTAGGTGGAACAGGATTTGCTGAAGGAATGACAGTGCTAAGACAGCTCGGTATTCAGGCAATTAGTATATTGGTCTGTATAGTTTGGTCATCAATAGCGGCTTATATTTCATTTAAGATCGCTGATAAGTTGGTTGGGCTACGGATTAATCTTGAGTCAGAAAGAGAAGGACTTGATATTACTTCCCATGGTGAAAGTGCTTATAACTGA